Proteins from one Podospora pseudoanserina strain CBS 124.78 chromosome 1, whole genome shotgun sequence genomic window:
- a CDS encoding hypothetical protein (COG:F; COG:J; EggNog:ENOG503NWY3): MALQDNLVRDALLKLAQDDMPWDKTGEAVVWRRIFTAALFKIPSMASQSWMIDGVDEFSCFGFLFSKKFLATIPHDLHLFATSRLLEDIERGFLSLGRKKATIEKLSDTDTVENMHLFLDTRLKDLGRPDNPQDRERMCEKIFAKSRGSFLWTRLVVQEFEDVW, encoded by the coding sequence ATGGCGCTCCAGGACAACCTTGTTCGGGACGCTTTGCTCAAGCTCGCCCAGGACGATATGCCTTGGGACAAGACCGGTGAAGCTGTGGTTTGGCGCCGCATCTTTACGGCTGCCCTGTTCAAAATACCGTCGATGGCAAGCCAGTCTTGGATGATCGATGGTGTGGACGAATTTTCATGTTTTGGTTTCCTATTTTCCAAGAAGTTTCTTGCCACTATACCCCATGATCTTCACCTTTTTGCTACCAGTCGGCTTTTGGAAGACATTGAGCGTGGCTTCCTCTCTCTAGGACGGAAGAAGGCAACGATAGAGAAGCTATCGGATACGGACACTGTCGAGAACATGCACCTTTTTCTGGACACGCGACTAAAAGACCTGGGTAGGCCAGACAACCCCCAAGACCGCGAGCGCATGTGTGAGAAGATATTTGCCAAATCCCGGGGCTCTTTTCTTTGGACGCGACTGGTCGTACaagagtttgaggatgtcTGGTAG
- a CDS encoding hypothetical protein (EggNog:ENOG503P1MW; COG:G), producing the protein MESEAFVSGDEGAVFQLDPAVLDVLPNVAEIVNVSHNGESAWAKALRVDTLTANGNKESYFIKVKLKNSQTTTDLSHSSQKDQISVGTHGREALKGEYEGTSAIFAITPDFCPAPIAWGSLKTQEDSHFYLCKFYDFTDGVPEPVSFCEKLARLHSSGSSPEGKFGFHCTTYNGDLPQYSTWHNSWEYFFANGLRNVLQVRKDWAGPHDELDFLLPDLFDKVVPRLLPPLETSGRTIIPSLVHCDLWCGNANIVNEETEEGIVYDPAAFWAHNEYELGNWRPARNQFTRLYFGEYHSHVPTAEPAEDYDDRNALYALRFDLHAAALFLTQEEYVQMAIDEIQRLVEKFHDGITKSTE; encoded by the exons ATGGAAAGCGAAGCTTTTGTGAGCGGGGACGAAGGTGCAGTTTTTCAGCTGGACCCAGCTGTTTTGGACG TCCTTCCCAATGTCGCTGAGATAGTCAATGTCAGCCACAATGGAGAATCGGCCTGGGCCAAAGCTCTCCGCGTTGATACTCTTACGGCGAACGGCAACAAGGAGAGCTACTTCATAAAGGTGAAGCTTAAGAATTCGCAAACAACTACTGATCTCTCGCATT CTAGTCAGAAAGATCAGATTTCTGTTGGAACTCACGGCCGCGAAGCATTGAAAGGTGAATATGAGGGCACATCGGCCATCTTTGCTATCACGCCTGATTTCTGTCCTGCACCCATCGCTTGGGGCAGTCTCAAAACTCAGGAAGATTCTCATTTCTACCTTTGCAAATTCTATGACTTTACGGATGGCGTGCCTGAGCCCGTGTCATTTTGCGAGAAGCTTGCGCGGCTGCATTCGAGCGGTAGTTCTCCCGAAGGAAAGTTTGGCTTCCATTGTACTACGTACAACGGAGACTTGCCCCAGTACAGCACTTGGCACAACAGTTGGGAGTATTTTTTTGCCAATGGACTACGAAATGTTCTTCAAGTCCGTAAAGACTGGGCAGGTCCCCATGACGAGCTGGACTTTCTGCTCCCGGACCTCTTCGACAAGGTAGTTCCACGACTGTTGCCCCCACTGGAGACGAGTGGTCGCACCATAATACCGTCTCTGGTTCATTGTGATCTATGGTGTGGGAATGCCAATATTGTCAACGAAGAGACAGAAGAAGGAATCGTGTATGATCCCGCCGCATTTTGGGCTCACAATGAGTATGAACTGGGCAACTGGCGGCCGGCAAGGAACCAGTTCACTCGTTTGTACTTTGGCGAGTACCATTCACATGTGCCAACGGCTGAACCTGCTGAGGATTACGATGATAGGAATGCTCTGTATGCTCT ACGATTCGACTTGCACGCTGCGGCACTCTTCTTAACCCAGGAGGAGTATGTTCAGAT GGCCATTGACGAAATCCAACGGCTGGTAGAAAAATTCCATGATGGAATCACCAAAAGCACAGAGTAA
- the RCD-1 gene encoding Regulator of cell death-1 (rcd-1)-like protein, which produces MYLDKSTKQGFSSSRSFRRSGTGSDLQPLNSAQTAALIVFGVLIGLITTGIIIWCCCCRGPGWQRRSSSRSRVKIIRMSGPRGEKGEKGSPGPMGMQGLPGLPAPAVFLPLPASAAPVPIRPLGPRGMLPGALPGIDTGARETTKQSSRECSPERQHNSLHIHPPHPHSRPQPSIRPTQYSLPPHLQKFAQPLTPAAPSVSQLPSQPLPPSNTQIRPLPLPSQPPLRIQPLRIPPPTLPHPQHRYYQPRPPIAKIINDHAAGVTRPLPLALPIGRHGMVNLALKYQVHSEKGASSRPVSSRGLESGYQSAYCESSAESDDGGEMGYESMENFGRVVEEDRRGRWARMGV; this is translated from the coding sequence ATGTATCTCGACAAATCCACCAAACAAGGTTTCTCTTCCTCGAGATCATTCCGGCGATCAGGCACCGGATCAGATCTTCAGCCCCTCAACTCGGCTCAGACGGCCGCCCTTATCGTCTTTGGGGTTCTCATCGGCCTCATAACGACGGGGATAATAAtctggtgctgttgctgccgtgGACCAGGCTGGCAGCGCAGATCTAGCTCGAGATCCAGAGTCAAGATCATCCGCATGTCTGGGCCACGAGGCGAGAAGGGTGAGAAGGGATCACCAGGACCGATGGGAATGCAAGGGCTACCTGGTctcccagcaccagcagtcTTTTTACCTCTTCCCGCCTCGGCAGCGCCAGTGCCGATTCGCCCTCTGGGGCCAAGGGGGATGCTTCCCGGTGCGCTTCCTGGCATCGACACGGGTGCTCGCGAGACCACCAAGCAGAGCAGCAGAGAGTGCTCCCCGGAACGCCAACACAATTCCCTCCATATacatccaccacatcctcatTCTCGTCCACAACCGAGCATACGACCAACACAATATTCTCTgcctcctcaccttcaaaAGTTTGCTCAGCCCCTCACCCCAGCGGCACCGTCCGTCTCGCAACTACCATCACAACCATTAccgccatcaaacacccaaaTCCGACCATTGCCATTGCCGTCACAACCACCGCTGcgaatccaacccctccgcattcctccaccaacccttcctcacccccagcACCGCTACTACCAACCCAGGCCCCCCATCGCAAAAATAATCAACGACCACGCAGCAGGCGTCACCAGGCCGTTGCCGCTAGCCCTCCCAATAGGCCGCCACGGCATGGTAAATCTTGCCTTGAAGTACCAAGTCCACAGCGAGAAGGGGGCATCCAGTCGGCCGGTGTCCTCGAGGGGACTGGAGAGCGGGTACCAGAGTGCGTATTGTGAGAGTAGTGCCGAGTCTGACGacgggggggagatgggataTGAGTCGATGGAGAATttcgggagggtggtggaggaggatcggagggggagatgggcgAGAATGGGGGTGTAG
- a CDS encoding hypothetical protein (COG:G; COG:M; EggNog:ENOG503P03W) translates to MSTKPTIFIIGGTGAQGIPVITGLVQDGAYAVRVLTRDPNSRRAKHLLTLGSDVSLIPGTFTSEADLRAGFQGCWGAFINIDGFATGEAMETFWTYRCYELAIECGIKFYVHGNLDYGYKLGGYDARFRCGHYDGKGRMGEWILSQNASDKKRMKAALFTTGPYIEMALAPFTPMAPRVEVDEASGEQVVTWRVPLGEKGGVPHVSLADCAYYVRWLFDNPEKADGMNLAVAVDHIHYSEVASAFEKVTGRKAKHVDVDLETYFSTGHWGMTASLPTGYTVDSTSPALMSLKDNFTGFWRLWQESGSNRGVVKRDYALLDKIHPNRIKSVEEFFRREDEKAKADGRGSLWEAVANPRPILKIHEDGSLRSSQKGRM, encoded by the coding sequence ATgtccaccaaaccaaccatcttcatcatcggcggcACCGGCGCCCAAGGCATCCCCGTGATCACAGGCCTCGTCCAAGACGGAGCCTACGCCGTCCGAGTCCTCACCCGCGACCCCAACTCCAGACGCGCGaaacacctcctcaccctcggctcCGACGTCAGTCTCATCCCCGGCACCTTCACCTCCGAAGCTGACCTCCGCGCCGGCTTCCAAGGCTGCTGGGGTGCCTTCATCAACATCGACGGGTTTGCCACCGGCGAGGCAATGGAAACCTTTTGGACCTACCGCTGCTATGAACTCGCCATTGAGTGCGGAATCAAGTTTTATGTTCATGGTAATCTTGACTATGGGTACAAGCTTGGTGGGTATGACGCGAGGTTTCGGTGCGGTCACTATGATGGGAAGGGACGGATGGGGGAGTGGATTCTGAGTCAGAATGCTTCCgacaagaagaggatgaaggctGCGCTGTTTACGACTGGGCCGTATATCGAGATGGCGCTTGCTCCGTTTACACCTATGGCGCCAAGGGTGGAAGTTGATGAGGCTTCGGGAGAACAGGTGGTGACCTGGAGGGTGccgttgggggagaagggaggggtgCCGCACGTTTCGTTGGCTGACTGCGCGTATTATGTCAGGTGGCTGTTTGACAACCCTGAGAAGGCGGATGGGATGAACCTGGCGGTGGCGGTTGATCACATCCACTACTCGGAGGTGGCCAGCGCTTTTGAGAAGGTTACTGGACGCAAGGCCAAgcatgttgatgttgatctCGAGACGTACTTTTCAACTGGGCATTGGGGTATGACCGCCTCGCTACCCACTGGATATACGGTGGATAGTACGAGCCCGGCACTTATGAGCCTCAAGGACAACTTCACCGGGTTTTGGAGATTGTGGCAGGAGTCTGGATCGAATCGGGgtgtggtgaagagggattACGCCCTGCTGGACAAGATTCACCCAAACAGGATCAAGAGCGTGGAGGAGTTCTTCAGaagggaggatgagaaggcaaaggcagACGGACGGGGATCGCTATGGGAGGCTGTTGCCAACCCAAGGCCTATTCTCAAGATTCACGAGGACGGCAGTTTGCGAAGTTCCCAGAAGGGTCGCATGTAA
- a CDS encoding hypothetical protein (EggNog:ENOG503P2MV; COG:S): MDSGSSFFVSSSLSLAQRLQLSTMVYYGVVSKGCQRCRQRKIKCDQRKPECTRCHKSGLPCPGYRDLNEVIFRDESSRIIRISRKGERKQTGPVLSPSAANPLLASLTSPADEVGANFFFAKYVFHQDPFSTSSGYQDWLATAYCHHDGRFTPLRAAVEAAGLAGLSNINPSPQLTVQSRQQYRHALTAVKEALSNPSQAADDATLMAVILLGLYEMINFDTWDRYHSWTTHIQGATALLDLRGQEQFTRERGGQLYVQIRPQILLACMKQRVAVPPALVTATYNFQSSGIREQLHQRETRNPASICEISFRVVNLRAAVKHGTLSREAILQSALDIDADLKTWREGLPFSWEYCTSDDSTGFNGKRHQYGSLSMAKVWNNWRTLCILVGRIVVQNKVCAVERKATTLRWIHELMADVCISASSFGEDGFALSLVQPLHIIAIQSLAPLDTRKFAVEKLRSIGVLTGVRIAVLLANDIARRLKEQPFEGG; this comes from the exons ATGGACTCTGggtcttctttttttgtttctagTTCTCTCTCACTCGCCCAGAGACTTCAGCTATCAACCATGGTTTATTACGGTGTTGTGAGCAAAGGCTGCCAGCGCTGCCGGCAGCGAAAGATCAAG TGTGATCAGCGCAAACCGGAGTGTACGAGATGCCACAAGTCCGGTCTTCCGTGTCCCGGCTACCGAGACCTGAATGAGGTAATCTTTCGAGACGAGTCCAGTCGGATTATTCGGATATCCCGCAAGGGGGAGAGAAAGCAGACAGGTCCTGTCTTATCTCCGTCGGCTGCCAACCCTCTGCTGGCTTCACTCACCAGTCCCGCCGACGAGGTTGGTGCAAACTTCTTTTTCGCCAAATACGTGTTTCACCAAGACCCGTTTTCCACAAGCTCGGGCTATCAAGATTGGCTAGCCACAGCTTACTGTCATCATGATGGTCGTTTTACACCTCTTCGAGCAGCCGTCGAGGCGGCAGGTCTGGCAGgcctctccaacatcaatcCTTCGCCTCAACTCACGGTCCAATCCCGGCAGCAGTATCGACATGCCCTTACCGCCGTCAAGGAGGCTCTGAGTAACCCATCCCAAGCGGCTGACGACGCCACCCTCATGGCCGTCATCCTGCTCGGACTCTACGAGATGATCAACTTTGACACGTGGGATCGATATCACAGTTGGACAACCCACATCCAGGGTGCCACAGCCTTGTTGGATCTGCGAGGTCAAGAGCAATTTACTCGGGAGCGCGGAGGGCAACTCTATGTGCAGATCCGGCCTCAAATA CTCCTCGCATGCATGAAGCAGCGGGTCGCTGTCCCGCCTGCCCTCGTGACAGCAACGTACAACTTCCAGTCGAGCGGCATCAGGGAGCAGCTACACCAGCGGGAGACGCGGAATCCAGCTTCGATATGCGAGATTTCCTTCCGGGTCGTCAACCTTCGAGCAGCCGTCAAGCACGGAACTTTAAGTCGAGAGGCTATTCTTCAGAGCGCGTTGGATATCGATGCAGATCTCAAAACATGGAGGGAGGGGCTTCCTTTTTCGTGGGAGTACTGCACCTCTGACGACAGCACCGGCTTCAACGGGAAGCGCCACCAATACGGAAGTCTGTCGATGGCAAAGGTGTGGAACAATTGGAGGACGCTGTGCATCCTGGTTGGAAGGATTGTGGTGCAGAACAAAGTGTGCGCAGTTGAGAGGAAGGCCACGACGCTCAGATGGATCCATGAGCTGATGGCGGACGTGTGCATCTCGGCTTCGAGCTTTGGGGAGGACGGGT TTGCTCTTTCTCTTGTTCAACCATTacacatcatcgccatccagTCGCTTGCCCCGCTCGACACACGGAAGTTTGCTGTTGAGAAGCTGAGAAGCATTGGGGTGTTGACTGGTGTTCGGATTGCAGTTTTGCTTGCCAATGACATTGCCAGGAGACTCAAAGAACAGCCTTTTGAAGGGGGATGA
- a CDS encoding hypothetical protein (EggNog:ENOG503P047; COG:Q) — protein sequence MPHQEAEQTFRSYGKEDSEHYTKHRPNYHPSLYKAILNHHTYTGGKLDTLLDVGCGPGSHAVRTLAPHFAHAIGIDPGEGMITAAKNLLTTDPIFTKTSESIDFQVGSAEQLEKITPKNSVDLITASHAAHWFDMPLFWKSAANVLKPGGSVAIWASGEIRINPNIPAGRAIQQTIDLFWDRHFKDFVVPGNEMIKHSYADLLLPWTLPEPIDDFEKDTFYRREWSPSESFFDVENSEVSLNKWEKIMSTGTPVTRWREAHPDDAGTERDPLRKCRREIERLLHEAGVEKGKETVKGYTKGVLLMVKRK from the coding sequence ATGCCTCACCAGGAAGCTGAACAGACCTTCCGGTCCTACGGCAAGGAAGACAGCGAACACTACACCAAACACCGGCCAAACTACCACCCTTCCCTCTACAAagccatcctcaaccaccacacctacACCGGCGGCAAgctcgacaccctcctcgacgtAGGCTGCGGCCCCGGCTCCCACGCCGTCCGTACCCTCGCCCCCCATTTTGCTCATGCCATCGGCATCGACCCCGGCGAAGGCATGATCACAGCcgccaaaaacctcctcaccaccgaccccatcttcaccaaaacATCCGAGTCGATCGACTTCCAGGTCGGCTCTGCCGAGCAACTTGAGAAaatcacccccaaaaacagcgtcgacctcatcaccgcctcccaCGCCGCCCACTGGTTCGACATGCCCCTGTTCTGGAAGTCGGCCGCCAACGTCCTCAAGCCAGGCGGCAGCGTGGCCATCTGGGCAAGCGGCGAGATCCgcatcaaccccaacatccccgCCGGCCGGGCCATCCAGCAGACCATCGACCTCTTCTGGGACCGCCACTTCAAGGACTTTGTCGTCCCCGGCAACGAGATGATCAAGCACAGCTACGccgaccttctcctcccctggACCCTCCCCGAGCCGATCGACGACTTTGAGAAGGACACGTTTTACCGGAGGGAGTGGAGTCCCAGCGAGAGCTTCTTTGATGTGGAGAACTCCGAGGTGAGTCTGAATAAGTGGGAGAAGATTATGAGCACCGGTACGCCGGTGACGCGCTGGCGGGAGGCTCATCCCGATGATGCCGGGACGGAGAGGGACCCGTTGAGGAAGTGCAGGAGGGAGATTGAGAGGCTGCTGCATGAGGCTGGtgttgagaaggggaaggagacgGTCAAGGGGTATACCAAGGGggttttgttgatggtgaagagAAAGTAG
- a CDS encoding hypothetical protein (EggNog:ENOG503P6T7) yields MSDSLQVVVVASPFAGLAPLYEVDPDADTLVIVPPQTEPFAPWEEVTTPTQQKTTSTTAAPPASRPGLRIKVSSKHLSFASKIFKSKLKYAGGQKSKQSDGRIHLQLAPEEQFDSKAVAIVLNALHGKGSKVPKEVDLDTLGQIALFVDKFQLFDAVEVYGERWISRLEHTIPDAYNRDLIVWLCISYVFRNAEVLRGVTKTAIVGSDGPIKTLGLPIRDKLIKHIDEQRQLLVSSAIEIVTSTLEKLVAGKAGCNKYHCDSFLLGELVKTLTKSKLVWPRPERPFAGISFLFVVSAVEGVFTSPSHSRGSAVCGDLWNVCNGVAAKPNGNGYVNGNGRGGRGPLTPEASPEPVLRNGGGYFDTHECDARKSVARLDELDALEDAVRGLDLEGALGYRNY; encoded by the exons ATGTCAGACTCCCTCCAGGTCGTCGTGGTAGCCTCGCCCTTTGCAGGCTTGGCGCCCCTCTATGAAGTTGACCCTGACGCCGATACGCTGGTCATTGTGCCCCCGCAGACAGAGCCATTCGCGCcatgggaggaggtgacaaCACCTACCCAGCAAAAAACAACCTCGACCACAGCCGCGCCGCCAGCTTCTCGCCCAGGTCTGAGAATCAAGGTCTCTTCCAAGCATCTGTCCTTTGCGTCCAAAATCTTCAAGAGCAAGCTCAAGTATGCGGGCGGCCAAAAGTCGAAGCAATCCGATGGTCGCATCCACCTGCAGCTGGCACCCGAAGAGCAATTCGACAGCAAGGCCGTGGCCATTGTTCTCAATGCGCTCCATGGCAAGGGGTCAAAGGTGCCAAAGGAGGTTGATCTTGATACCCTCGGCCAGATCGCGCTGTTTGTCGACAAGTTCCAGCTGTTTGACGCGGTGGAGGTGTATGGGGAGAGATGGATCTCGCGGCTGGAGCACACAATCCCGGATGCATACAACAGGGATCTGATCGTGTGGTTGTGCATCAGCTATGTGTTTAGAAACGCAGAGGTCCTCAGGGGAGTGACAAAGACTGCCATTGTGGGGAGTGACGGGCCGATCAAGACGTTGGGGTTGCCCATCCGGGACAAGTTGATCA AACACATCGACGAGCAACGCCAACTTCTCGTTTCCTCCGCCATCGAGATTGTGACCTCGACGCTCGAGAAGCTAGTGGCTGGTAAGGCGGGCTGCAACAAGTACCACTGCGACTCGTTCTTACTCGGAGAGCTGGTCAAGACCCTCACCAAGAGCAAGCTCGTTTGGCCTCGCCCGGAGAGGCCGTTTGCTGGTATCAGCTTCCTTTTTGTTGTCAGCGCTGTGGAGGGTGTCTTTACCAGCCCGAGCCACTCTCGAGGTTCGGCTGTGTGCGGTGATCTCTGGAATGTGTGCAACGGCGTCGCTGCCAAGCCGAATGGGAATGGTTATGTGAATGGTAATGGACGGGGAGGCCGTGGTCCGTTGACCCCCGAGGCTTCCCCTGAGCCGGTGTTGAGAAACGGGGGTGGGTACTTTGACACTCACGAGTGTGATGCGCGCAAGTCTGTCGCAAGActggatgagctggatgCTTTGGAGGATGCGGTCAGGGGATTGGATTTGGAGGGAGCTCTGGGGTACAGGAATTACTGA
- a CDS encoding hypothetical protein (EggNog:ENOG503NVQR; COG:Q) produces MSRTTTALVAPELNGKFELREVYLDALQADEVLVEIQASGLCHTDLSCAVGILPCRPNAVLGHEGGGVVVETGSAVSHVQPGDKVLLSFTHCETCAACTSGHPAYCHTFNDRNFGGARPDGSSAMLTKPGGEPIYSTFFGQSSFARHSLVHRSSVVRVPAETDLALYAPLGCGMQTGAGAVLNSLNVKEGSTVAVFGVGSVGMAAVMAAAKIRKARIVIAVDLQQSRLDLAKELGATHGVLGNAKDVVQQIRDICQSNGCDYAVDATGVPFVIKTMIDSLGTLGRASTVGAPGPGNNVAVDIMDHLTYGKEYVGCCEGDSLPKEFVPYLIEQHQKGNFPLDRFIKYYDFKDYEKAIEDSKTGSAIKAVLKW; encoded by the exons ATGTcccgcaccaccactgccctCGTTGCCCCCGAGCTCAACGGCAAGTTTGAGCTTCGCGAAGTCTACCTCGATGCCCTCCAGGCCGATGAGGTTCTCGTAGAGATCCAGGCCTCCGGTCTTTGCCACACCGATCTGTCATGCGCCGTTGGCATCTTGCCATGCCGCCCCAACGCTGTTCTTGGTCATGAGG gtggtggtgtcgtcgtcgagacTGGTTCCGCTGTCTCCCATGTCCAGCCCGGTGACAAAGTCCTCCTCTCTTTTACTCACTGCGAGACATGTGCTGCTTGCACATCCGGCCACCCGGCCTACTGCCACACCTTCAACGACCGCAACTTTGGCGGCGCCCGCCCAGATGGCTCCTCTGCCATGCTCACCAAGCCCGGCGGTGAGCCCATTTACAGCACATTCTTTGGACAGTCTTCCTTTGCCAGACACTCTCTTGTCCACCGGTCATCTGTGGTCAGGGTCCCTGCTGAGACAGACCTTGCCCTCTATGCCCCGTTGGGCTGCGGCATGCAGACTGGCGCCGGCGCCGTGTTGAACTCTCTCAACGTCAAGGAGGGCAGCACTGTTGctgtgtttggtgttgggtcGGTCGGCATGGCTGCGGTcatggctgctgccaagatcAGAAAGGCGAGAATCGTCATTGCTGTTGACCTGCAGCAGTCGAGGCTTGATTTGGCCAAGGAGCTGGGCGCCACTCACGGTGTGCTTGGTAACGCCAAGGATGTCGTGCAGCAGATTCGGGATATCTGCCAGTCGAACGGCTGCGACTACGCCGTTGATGCCACTGGTGTGCCGTTTGTGATCAAGACCATGATTGACTCTCTGGGTACTCTCGGCAGAGCTTCCACTGTAGGTGCTCCCGGTCCTGGCAACAACGTTGCTGTTGACATCATGGACCACTTGACCTATGGCAAGGAGTACGTCGGGTGCTGTGAGGGTGACAGCTTGCCCAAGGAG TTTGTGCCCTATCTCATCGAGCAGCATCAAAAGGGCAACTTCCCGCTCGACAGGTTCATCAAGTACTACGACTTCAAGGACTACGAGAAGGCCATTGAGGACAGCAAGACTGGTAGCGCCATCAAGGCTGTTCTCAAGTGGTGA